A window of Amycolatopsis australiensis contains these coding sequences:
- a CDS encoding ketosynthase chain-length factor produces MSAATVVTGLGVAAPNGLGTADFWAATRAGRTGIGPLTRFDPAGYPSVLAGEVPGFVAADHLSGRMLPQTDHMTRLALVVGDWALADAGVVPAELPSFDMGVITASSAGGYEFGERELRNMWRKGGQYVSAYQSFAWFYAVNSGQLSIRNGMRGPSGVLVSDQAGSLDALAQARRQIRRGTRLVLSGAVDSSLCSWGWVAHLSSGRLSTSDDPDGAYLPFDRRAAGHVTGEGGALLTLEDADSARERGARVYGEIAGYGASFDPRPGSGRPPALARAIVLALEDAGMTAADVDVVFADAAAVPELDRVEADAITAVFGPRGVAVTAPKTMTGRLCSGAAALDVVTALLSMRDSVIPPTTNVSLAPEYELDLVTAGPRSAPVRAAVVLARGHGGFNSAVVLRAPSAAGADPSSPHQTLQKGTGHG; encoded by the coding sequence ATGAGCGCCGCGACGGTGGTGACCGGGCTCGGCGTCGCGGCGCCGAACGGCCTCGGCACCGCCGACTTCTGGGCGGCGACGCGCGCGGGCCGCACCGGCATCGGGCCCCTGACCCGTTTCGATCCGGCGGGCTACCCGTCGGTGCTGGCGGGCGAGGTACCGGGATTCGTGGCCGCGGACCACCTGTCCGGGCGGATGCTGCCGCAGACCGACCACATGACCCGGCTCGCCCTCGTGGTCGGCGACTGGGCCCTCGCGGACGCCGGTGTGGTGCCGGCCGAGCTGCCGTCGTTCGACATGGGCGTGATCACCGCGAGCTCGGCGGGCGGCTACGAGTTCGGTGAGCGGGAGCTGCGCAACATGTGGCGCAAGGGCGGCCAGTACGTCTCGGCCTACCAGTCCTTCGCCTGGTTCTATGCGGTGAACAGCGGCCAGCTCTCGATCCGCAACGGGATGCGCGGGCCGAGCGGCGTGCTGGTCTCCGACCAGGCGGGCTCGCTGGACGCGCTCGCGCAGGCCCGGCGGCAGATCCGCCGGGGCACGCGGCTGGTCCTCTCCGGCGCGGTCGACTCCTCGCTCTGTTCGTGGGGCTGGGTGGCGCACCTGTCGAGCGGCCGGCTGAGCACGAGCGACGACCCGGACGGGGCGTACCTGCCCTTCGACCGCCGGGCCGCCGGGCACGTCACCGGCGAAGGCGGGGCGCTGCTGACGCTGGAAGACGCGGACAGCGCGCGGGAGCGCGGCGCGCGCGTCTACGGCGAGATCGCCGGGTACGGCGCGAGTTTCGACCCGCGGCCCGGCAGCGGACGGCCGCCGGCGCTGGCCCGGGCCATCGTCCTCGCGCTCGAGGACGCGGGGATGACCGCCGCTGACGTCGACGTCGTCTTCGCCGACGCGGCCGCCGTCCCCGAGCTCGACCGCGTCGAGGCCGACGCGATCACCGCGGTCTTCGGCCCGCGCGGGGTCGCGGTCACCGCGCCCAAGACGATGACCGGACGGCTCTGTTCCGGGGCCGCGGCGCTGGACGTGGTCACGGCACTGCTGTCGATGCGGGATTCGGTGATCCCGCCGACCACGAACGTCTCGCTCGCGCCGGAGTACGAGCTCGACCTGGTGACCGCCGGCCCGCGGTCCGCCCCGGTCCGCGCGGCCGTCGTGCTCGCCAGGGGCCACGGCGGCTTCAACTCCGCCGTCGTCCTCCGCGCGCCGTCCGCCGCGGGCGCAGACCCGTCAAGTCCACATCAGACACTCCAGAAAGGAACTGGTCATGGCTGA
- a CDS encoding acyl carrier protein — translation MADHTLTLADLRRILGEAAGADEATAGVDADAVDTSFEDLGYDSLALMETASRIEREYAIKLDESVLADADTPRALLDLVNEQLSAGVA, via the coding sequence ATGGCTGACCACACCCTGACCCTGGCCGACCTCCGGCGCATCCTCGGCGAGGCGGCCGGCGCCGACGAGGCCACCGCCGGCGTCGACGCCGACGCCGTGGACACCTCGTTCGAAGACCTCGGCTACGACTCGCTCGCCCTGATGGAGACGGCGAGCCGGATCGAACGGGAGTACGCCATCAAGCTCGACGAGTCGGTCCTCGCCGACGCGGACACCCCCCGCGCGCTGCTCGATCTGGTCAACGAGCAGCTGTCGGCGGGCGTCGCCTGA
- the fabG gene encoding 3-oxoacyl-ACP reductase FabG — protein sequence MPNQQKRVALVTGGTRGIGLAVTRTLGAQGHQVFLCARDADAVELTVKQLRNEDLEVDGTACDVASAEDITACVRAAVESFGPVDVLVNNAGRSGGGVTADLDDELWLDVVNTNLTSVFRMTRAVLTIGGMRHKDRGRIINIASTAGKQGVVLGAPYSASKHGVVGFTKALGNELAPTGITVNAVCPGYVETSMAHRVRQGYAEAFGTSEEEILEKFRAKIPLGRYSTPEEVAGMVGYLASDTAASVTAQAINVCGGLGNF from the coding sequence ATGCCGAACCAGCAGAAGCGAGTGGCCCTGGTCACCGGGGGCACCCGCGGGATCGGGCTCGCCGTGACCAGGACACTCGGGGCGCAGGGACACCAGGTGTTCCTGTGCGCACGGGACGCCGACGCGGTCGAGCTGACCGTCAAGCAGTTGCGGAACGAGGACCTGGAGGTCGACGGCACGGCCTGCGACGTCGCCTCCGCCGAGGACATCACCGCCTGCGTGCGCGCCGCCGTCGAGTCCTTCGGCCCGGTCGACGTGCTGGTGAACAACGCCGGGCGCAGCGGCGGCGGCGTGACCGCGGACCTCGACGACGAGCTCTGGCTCGACGTCGTGAACACCAATCTCACCAGCGTCTTCCGGATGACCCGGGCGGTGCTGACCATCGGCGGCATGCGGCACAAGGACCGCGGGCGGATCATCAACATCGCCTCGACGGCGGGCAAGCAGGGCGTGGTGCTCGGTGCCCCGTACTCGGCGTCCAAGCACGGCGTGGTCGGGTTCACCAAGGCGCTGGGCAACGAGCTGGCGCCGACCGGGATCACCGTGAACGCGGTGTGCCCCGGCTACGTCGAAACGTCGATGGCGCACCGGGTCCGGCAGGGATACGCCGAGGCCTTCGGGACTTCCGAAGAGGAGATCCTGGAGAAGTTCCGGGCGAAGATCCCGCTCGGCCGGTACTCCACCCCGGAAGAGGTGGCCGGGATGGTCGGCTACCTGGCGTCCGACACCGCCGCGTCCGTCACCGCACAGGCGATCAACGTCTGCGGCGGCCTCGGCAACTTCTGA
- a CDS encoding aromatase/cyclase, with protein sequence MSKAEQREVAHEITIGAPASEVYRLVAEVRNWPRIFPPTIHVDRLEHDGTEERIRIWATANGRPKNWTSRRFLDPGALRVEFRQEVSAPPVAEMGGTWIIEPLARETAKVTLLHHYRAVDDDPGSLAWIDEAVDRNSRSELAALKTGAEQDSGAGLAVSFEDSVRIDGSAEDVYDFLDEADRWRERLPHVARVELTEESPGVQTLEMDTRTKDGATHTTKSVRVCFPHREIVYKQITLPALMSVHTGYWRLWETDQGVTAVSQHTVVIDPGSIPAVLGPEAGVEEAKKFVRNALGGNSLATLGHAKAYAESRR encoded by the coding sequence ATGTCGAAGGCGGAACAGCGCGAGGTGGCGCACGAGATCACCATCGGCGCACCGGCGTCCGAGGTGTACCGGCTGGTCGCCGAAGTGCGGAACTGGCCGCGGATCTTCCCCCCGACCATCCACGTCGACCGGCTGGAGCACGACGGAACCGAGGAGCGGATCCGGATCTGGGCCACCGCCAACGGCCGTCCGAAGAACTGGACCTCGCGCCGGTTCCTGGATCCCGGCGCGCTGCGCGTCGAGTTCCGGCAGGAGGTCTCCGCGCCACCGGTGGCCGAGATGGGCGGCACGTGGATCATCGAACCGCTCGCGCGGGAAACCGCGAAAGTCACGCTGCTGCACCACTACCGCGCGGTGGACGACGATCCCGGGAGCCTGGCGTGGATCGACGAAGCCGTCGACCGCAACAGCCGGTCGGAGCTCGCGGCGCTGAAGACGGGCGCCGAACAGGACAGCGGTGCCGGACTGGCCGTGTCGTTCGAGGACTCCGTGCGGATCGACGGCTCGGCCGAGGACGTCTACGACTTCCTCGACGAGGCGGACCGCTGGCGGGAGCGCCTGCCGCACGTCGCCCGCGTGGAGCTGACCGAGGAGAGCCCGGGCGTGCAGACGCTGGAGATGGACACGCGCACCAAGGACGGCGCCACGCACACGACCAAGTCGGTCCGGGTGTGCTTCCCGCACCGCGAAATCGTCTACAAGCAGATCACGCTGCCGGCGCTGATGAGCGTGCACACCGGGTACTGGCGGCTCTGGGAGACCGACCAGGGCGTCACCGCGGTCTCGCAGCACACCGTGGTGATCGACCCCGGCAGCATCCCGGCGGTCCTCGGGCCGGAGGCGGGTGTCGAGGAGGCCAAGAAGTTCGTGCGGAACGCGCTCGGCGGCAACAGCCTGGCCACCCTCGGGCACGCGAAGGCCTACGCCGAGAGCAGGCGCTGA
- a CDS encoding FAD-dependent monooxygenase yields MAAPIVVAGAGPVGLLLAGELRLGGADVVVVDRLTEPTGESRASTLHARTMELFDQRGLLAPLGVPPNDPAGHFGGIRMSLAGLPSPYPGQWKVPQTRTEALLAEWARGLGADLRRGHELTGLTDHGDHVEVELATPDGPARLRAAYLAGCDGERSTVARLAGFAFSGERADKEMLRADVAGIDIPDRRFERFPAGLAVAGRRPGGVTRVMVHEFGRPVGNRAGEPEFAEVAQVWRRVTGEDIGGGTPLWVNAFDNTSRQAARYRLGRVFLAGDAAHAQMPVGGQALNLGLQDAVNLGWKLAAAVAGWAPAGLLDSYHAERHEVGARVLANIRAQALVLLGGGEVEPVRGVFAELLQYEAVRARLGAAVSGLDVRYDVGPGVHPLLGARIPPEATRPGSASLLRPARGVLLDLTAGRWADAAGPWADRVDTVSAEPVPEGPLAGTEAVLVRPDGHVGWVAGDGTGVESALRRWFGAEGSG; encoded by the coding sequence GTGGCCGCCCCGATCGTGGTCGCCGGGGCCGGGCCCGTCGGGCTGCTGCTGGCCGGCGAGCTGCGCCTCGGCGGCGCCGACGTCGTCGTCGTGGACCGGCTCACCGAGCCCACCGGCGAATCCCGCGCCTCCACCCTGCACGCCCGCACCATGGAACTGTTCGACCAGCGCGGCCTGCTGGCGCCGCTGGGTGTCCCGCCGAACGACCCGGCGGGACACTTCGGCGGGATCCGGATGAGCCTCGCCGGACTGCCCAGCCCGTACCCCGGCCAGTGGAAGGTGCCGCAGACCCGCACCGAGGCGCTGCTGGCGGAGTGGGCTCGTGGTCTCGGCGCGGACCTGCGCCGTGGCCACGAGCTGACCGGGCTGACCGACCACGGAGACCACGTCGAGGTGGAGCTGGCCACCCCCGACGGCCCGGCCCGGCTGCGCGCGGCGTACCTGGCCGGCTGCGACGGCGAACGGAGCACGGTGGCCCGCCTGGCCGGGTTCGCCTTCTCCGGCGAACGGGCGGACAAGGAGATGCTCCGCGCCGACGTGGCCGGGATCGACATCCCCGACCGGCGGTTCGAGCGGTTCCCGGCCGGTCTCGCGGTGGCCGGCCGCCGTCCCGGCGGCGTCACCCGGGTCATGGTCCACGAATTCGGCCGGCCGGTCGGAAACCGGGCAGGCGAGCCGGAGTTCGCCGAGGTCGCGCAGGTCTGGCGGCGGGTCACCGGCGAAGACATCGGCGGCGGCACCCCGTTGTGGGTCAACGCCTTCGACAACACCAGCCGGCAGGCCGCCCGCTACCGGCTCGGCCGGGTCTTCCTGGCCGGGGACGCCGCGCACGCGCAGATGCCGGTGGGCGGCCAGGCACTCAACCTGGGGCTGCAGGACGCCGTCAACCTCGGCTGGAAGCTGGCCGCGGCGGTGGCCGGGTGGGCGCCGGCGGGCCTGCTCGACTCCTACCACGCCGAACGCCACGAAGTGGGCGCCCGCGTCCTGGCGAACATCCGGGCGCAGGCGCTGGTCCTGCTCGGCGGCGGCGAGGTGGAGCCGGTCCGCGGCGTGTTCGCCGAGCTCCTGCAGTACGAAGCCGTCCGCGCGCGGCTCGGTGCCGCCGTCAGCGGCCTGGACGTCCGCTACGACGTCGGGCCGGGCGTGCATCCGCTGCTGGGCGCCCGGATCCCGCCCGAGGCCACCCGGCCCGGCTCCGCGAGCCTGCTCCGCCCGGCCCGCGGCGTGCTGCTCGACCTCACCGCCGGGCGCTGGGCGGATGCGGCCGGTCCGTGGGCGGACCGGGTGGACACCGTCTCCGCCGAGCCGGTGCCGGAGGGACCGCTGGCCGGAACGGAGGCCGTGCTCGTGCGGCCGGACGGCCACGTCGGGTGGGTCGCCGGCGACGGGACCGGCGTCGAGAGCGCGCTGCGTCGCTGGTTCGGCGCCGAGGGGAGTGGATGA
- a CDS encoding SDR family oxidoreductase produces MTVQLANKTALVTGSSRGIGRAIATRLARAGAVTAVHSGTDAGGVAETVRVIEEAGGRAFPVLAELGVPGDVDVLFDGLEAGLKEHADRVGLDILVNNAAVLGTVAPEEVTPGQFDRLMAVNAKAPLFIVQRALPLMPDGGRIVNISTGLTRFANPPEVAHAMSKAALEMITLHFARHLGARGITVNTVAPGVVDTGDLARAEPWLRAALSGLSAFGRLGEPEDISEVVAFLAAPEARWITGAWIDATGGTMLGQDL; encoded by the coding sequence ATGACCGTGCAGCTGGCGAACAAGACCGCGCTGGTCACCGGGTCGAGCCGGGGGATCGGCCGGGCCATCGCGACGCGGCTCGCGCGGGCCGGGGCGGTGACGGCGGTGCATTCCGGGACCGACGCCGGCGGCGTGGCCGAGACCGTGCGCGTCATCGAGGAAGCAGGCGGACGGGCTTTCCCCGTGCTGGCCGAGCTGGGGGTGCCCGGCGACGTCGACGTCCTCTTCGACGGGCTGGAGGCGGGGCTGAAGGAGCACGCCGACCGCGTCGGGCTGGACATCCTGGTCAACAACGCGGCCGTGCTCGGCACCGTGGCGCCCGAGGAGGTCACGCCCGGGCAATTCGACCGGCTCATGGCGGTCAACGCGAAGGCCCCGCTCTTCATCGTGCAGCGGGCGCTGCCGCTGATGCCCGACGGCGGGCGGATCGTCAACATCTCCACCGGGCTCACCAGGTTCGCGAACCCGCCCGAGGTGGCGCACGCGATGAGCAAGGCCGCCCTCGAAATGATCACACTGCACTTCGCGCGGCACCTGGGTGCCCGGGGCATCACGGTCAACACGGTGGCGCCCGGCGTCGTCGACACCGGCGACCTGGCGCGGGCCGAGCCGTGGCTGCGGGCGGCGCTGTCCGGCCTGTCGGCGTTCGGCAGGCTCGGCGAACCCGAAGACATCTCCGAGGTGGTGGCCTTCCTCGCCGCCCCGGAAGCGCGGTGGATCACCGGCGCGTGGATCGACGCCACCGGCGGCACGATGCTCGGCCAGGACCTGTGA
- a CDS encoding NAD(P)/FAD-dependent oxidoreductase, which translates to MTPPRRLVVVGASLAGVRAVQAAREAGFTGHVVLVGAEEHLPYDRPPLSKSFLEATAEPAAPAFRSGGFLRHQLGVDLRLGAPATGLDTVARTVTVAGVPLGYDRLVIATGAQARRLPGAGRLAGVHTLRTLDDARAVRRALHAGARTVVVGAGFIGSEVASSARKRGLPVTVVEAAPTPLARAIGEVTGTALAALHAANGTVLRCGVTVTGLEGDGRVERVLLSDGTVLPADLVVVGVGAVPVTGWLAGSGLVVRDGVVCDRTLATSAAGVYAAGDVARWWNPLFGRYLRLEHWTSAAEQGVVAARNAVSEKDAEPYETVPYFWSDWYGTRIQFVGVPEGDHVESFGGDDRFVALYRDGDRLAGALAVNRPSLTMKYRALIRRRAGWAEALELAARGRAAAR; encoded by the coding sequence GTGACGCCGCCGCGGCGCCTGGTCGTGGTGGGTGCCTCGCTGGCCGGGGTCCGCGCGGTGCAGGCCGCCCGGGAGGCCGGGTTCACCGGGCACGTCGTCCTGGTCGGCGCGGAGGAGCACCTGCCCTACGACCGGCCACCGCTGTCCAAGTCGTTCCTCGAAGCCACGGCGGAGCCAGCGGCCCCGGCGTTCCGGTCCGGCGGCTTCCTCCGGCACCAGCTCGGAGTGGACCTGCGGCTCGGTGCCCCCGCGACCGGGCTGGACACCGTGGCCAGGACCGTCACCGTGGCCGGCGTCCCGCTGGGCTACGACCGGCTCGTCATCGCGACCGGCGCGCAGGCCCGCCGCCTGCCCGGCGCCGGGCGGCTCGCCGGGGTGCACACGCTGCGGACGCTCGACGACGCCCGCGCCGTCCGCCGGGCCCTGCACGCCGGTGCGCGGACCGTCGTCGTCGGTGCCGGGTTCATCGGCTCCGAGGTCGCTTCGAGCGCCCGGAAACGCGGCTTGCCGGTCACGGTGGTCGAAGCGGCGCCCACCCCGCTGGCCCGGGCGATCGGCGAGGTGACGGGCACGGCTCTCGCCGCGTTGCACGCGGCCAACGGCACCGTCCTGCGCTGCGGGGTCACGGTGACCGGGCTGGAGGGCGACGGCCGGGTCGAGCGGGTGCTGCTCTCCGACGGCACCGTCCTGCCCGCCGACCTGGTGGTGGTCGGCGTCGGCGCGGTGCCGGTCACCGGCTGGCTGGCGGGATCCGGCCTGGTGGTGCGGGACGGCGTGGTCTGCGACCGGACGCTCGCGACCAGCGCCGCGGGCGTCTACGCGGCCGGAGACGTCGCCCGCTGGTGGAACCCGCTCTTCGGGCGGTACCTGCGGCTGGAGCACTGGACGAGCGCGGCGGAACAGGGCGTCGTCGCGGCGCGCAACGCCGTGTCCGAAAAGGACGCCGAACCGTACGAGACCGTCCCGTACTTCTGGTCGGACTGGTACGGCACCCGGATCCAGTTCGTCGGCGTGCCCGAAGGGGACCACGTCGAGTCCTTCGGCGGCGACGACCGGTTCGTGGCGCTCTACCGCGACGGTGACCGGCTGGCCGGGGCACTGGCCGTCAACCGGCCGTCGCTCACCATGAAGTACCGCGCACTGATCAGAAGGCGGGCCGGCTGGGCCGAGGCCCTGGAGCTCGCGGCGCGGGGACGCGCCGCCGCCCGCTGA
- a CDS encoding acetyl/propionyl/methylcrotonyl-CoA carboxylase subunit alpha → MRKVLIANRGEIAVRIARACADSGLASVAVYAEPDLDALHVRMADEAHALGGRTAAESYLDIGKLLKAAKDSGADAVHPGYGFLSEQAGFAQAVLDAGLLWIGPPPAAIAALGDKVRARQVAERAGVPLAAGTAGPVTDAAQVAAFAREHGLPVVIKSASGGGGRGIEIVRTVEEIPERFESAVRGAAGAFGRGECFAERYLEGRRHVETQCLADTHGTVVVVSTRDCSVQRRHQKLVEEAPAPFLSGAQEDLLRSASRAILRAAGYVGAGTCEFLLGPDGEISFLEVNTRLQVEHPVTEEITGIDLVRETFRIAGGEPLGYDDPQPRGHAVEFRITAEDAGRDFLPAAGVLTGWRPPSGPGVRLDTGFGLGDTVPREFDSLLAKLVVTGATRRQALERARRALAEFQVAGLPTVLPFHRALVDDPAFAGAPLAVHTRWVETGFEHGIPPYDGEIAAPPASARETITVEVGGTRVEVGLPGGFGLAAAPAAGLAPVRSAGTRRPARRTGAPGGDAVVAPMQGTIVEVAARDGDTTARGDLIVVLEAMKMEQPLTAHKAGTVTGLSGVVGETVAAGATICEIRD, encoded by the coding sequence GTGCGCAAGGTCCTCATCGCCAACCGCGGCGAGATCGCGGTCCGGATCGCGCGAGCCTGCGCGGACAGCGGCCTGGCCAGTGTCGCCGTCTACGCCGAGCCGGACCTGGACGCCCTGCACGTGCGGATGGCCGACGAGGCGCACGCACTGGGCGGCCGGACGGCGGCCGAGAGCTACCTGGACATCGGCAAGCTGCTGAAGGCCGCGAAGGATTCCGGCGCGGACGCGGTGCACCCGGGATACGGGTTCCTGTCGGAACAAGCCGGATTCGCGCAGGCGGTGCTCGACGCGGGACTGCTGTGGATCGGGCCGCCGCCCGCCGCCATCGCCGCGCTGGGCGACAAGGTCCGGGCGCGGCAGGTCGCCGAGCGGGCCGGCGTTCCGCTCGCCGCCGGGACCGCCGGGCCCGTCACCGACGCCGCGCAGGTGGCGGCCTTCGCCCGTGAACACGGCCTGCCGGTCGTGATCAAGTCCGCGTCCGGCGGCGGCGGCCGCGGGATCGAGATCGTCCGGACCGTCGAGGAGATCCCGGAGCGGTTCGAGTCGGCGGTCCGCGGCGCGGCCGGTGCGTTCGGCCGGGGAGAGTGTTTCGCCGAGCGGTACCTGGAAGGCCGGCGGCACGTCGAAACCCAGTGCCTGGCCGACACGCACGGCACCGTGGTGGTCGTGTCCACTCGCGACTGTTCGGTCCAGCGCCGGCACCAGAAGCTGGTCGAGGAGGCGCCGGCGCCGTTCCTCTCCGGTGCCCAGGAGGACCTGCTGCGGTCCGCTTCCCGGGCGATCCTGCGCGCGGCCGGGTACGTCGGCGCGGGCACGTGCGAGTTCCTGCTCGGCCCGGACGGGGAGATCTCGTTCCTGGAAGTCAACACGCGGCTGCAGGTCGAGCACCCGGTGACGGAGGAGATCACGGGCATCGACCTGGTCCGGGAGACGTTCCGGATCGCCGGCGGCGAGCCGCTCGGCTACGACGACCCGCAACCCCGCGGCCACGCCGTCGAATTCCGGATCACCGCCGAGGACGCGGGCCGGGACTTCCTGCCCGCGGCGGGCGTGCTGACCGGCTGGCGCCCGCCGTCGGGACCCGGCGTGCGGCTCGACACCGGCTTCGGCCTGGGCGACACCGTTCCCCGGGAGTTCGATTCGCTGCTCGCCAAGCTCGTCGTCACCGGGGCGACCCGGCGGCAGGCCCTCGAGCGCGCCCGCCGCGCGCTGGCGGAGTTCCAGGTGGCGGGCCTGCCCACCGTACTGCCCTTCCACCGGGCGCTCGTCGACGATCCCGCGTTCGCCGGCGCACCGCTCGCGGTGCACACCCGCTGGGTCGAGACCGGCTTCGAACACGGTATCCCGCCGTACGACGGGGAAATCGCGGCGCCGCCTGCCAGCGCGCGGGAGACGATCACCGTCGAGGTCGGCGGCACGCGCGTGGAGGTGGGGCTGCCCGGCGGGTTCGGCCTGGCCGCCGCACCGGCCGCCGGGCTCGCGCCGGTGCGGAGCGCGGGCACGAGGCGGCCCGCCCGGCGCACGGGCGCGCCGGGCGGCGACGCGGTGGTCGCGCCGATGCAGGGCACCATCGTCGAGGTCGCGGCCCGCGACGGCGACACCACCGCCCGCGGCGACCTCATCGTCGTCCTCGAGGCGATGAAGATGGAACAGCCGCTGACGGCGCACAAGGCGGGCACCGTCACCGGGCTGTCCGGTGTGGTCGGTGAGACCGTCGCCGCCGGCGCGACGATCTGCGAGATCAGAGACTGA
- a CDS encoding multicopper oxidase family protein, which yields MADHAGYPKAQITRRTLTTGALFGALSIGTNMFRAAAASPAGPAPAVPAGAGAPAGPDWGLTKFLDPLRIPPVIRPRERDLEVHMRRTEVRLHSQLPPTTVWAFDGEFPGPTIDVRSGKELRVEWFNDIDGQLPLVAVQAPAPANPTNTPGYRDAAGAPLPGHTVIDGVAELPAWTITHLHGAPNDGASDGWPHNGVLKGSSQLTRYRNRQPSTALFYHDHSMAITRYTFHTGLTGMYLVRDDEEKALGLPCGGREIPLLLCDRNLDTVPATGELTGQLLFKIPAVPYGGALVPAGFTGPFNTVNGTIWPHLDVQAQWYRFRLLNASNGRIYTLNLTDDAGRVHNDAISVIGTDGGLLPAPAPVPAGGLTIAPAERLDVLVDFGKLKGTNVRLTDARTAAGPTEPDLMQFRVADRPVHDPFRLPARLSPSYVRLEHGTTVPEDHDHVWVGLVMSKKGHPEMWELEEVDADPGGPGVIQLVDPGTGATRTFRRRDSLFDDTVGIYIDHGRWAVWNFIHVGPLGPVHPMHVHLARFQALFRRNFTTTWDLPTERTTKPISGITDDPLAKHEEGWKDTFLVNRGQWVAVAGKFEGGTGEFVYHCHVGDHEDDGMMRPFVVHPPEVAKFHEHHGHGMGM from the coding sequence ATGGCCGACCACGCCGGATATCCGAAGGCGCAGATCACCCGCCGCACGCTGACCACCGGAGCGCTCTTCGGCGCGTTGTCCATCGGCACGAACATGTTCCGGGCCGCCGCCGCGAGCCCCGCCGGCCCCGCGCCGGCGGTGCCCGCCGGCGCGGGCGCGCCTGCCGGCCCGGACTGGGGGCTGACGAAGTTCCTCGACCCGCTCCGGATCCCGCCGGTGATCCGGCCGCGGGAACGGGACCTCGAAGTCCACATGAGACGCACCGAGGTCCGGCTCCACTCGCAGCTCCCGCCGACGACCGTGTGGGCGTTCGACGGCGAGTTCCCCGGTCCGACCATCGACGTCCGCAGCGGGAAGGAGCTGCGGGTCGAGTGGTTCAACGACATCGACGGGCAGCTGCCGCTGGTGGCCGTGCAGGCGCCGGCTCCGGCCAACCCGACGAACACCCCGGGCTACCGGGACGCGGCCGGCGCGCCGCTGCCCGGCCACACCGTCATCGACGGCGTCGCCGAGCTTCCCGCGTGGACGATCACGCACCTGCACGGCGCGCCGAACGACGGTGCGAGCGACGGCTGGCCGCACAACGGCGTGCTCAAGGGCTCGAGCCAGCTGACCCGGTACCGGAACCGCCAGCCGTCGACCGCGCTCTTCTACCACGACCATTCGATGGCGATCACCCGGTACACCTTCCACACCGGGCTGACCGGCATGTACCTCGTCCGTGACGACGAGGAGAAGGCGCTCGGCCTGCCCTGCGGCGGCCGGGAGATCCCGCTGCTGCTCTGCGACCGCAACCTCGACACCGTTCCCGCCACCGGCGAGCTGACCGGTCAGCTGCTGTTCAAGATCCCGGCCGTGCCGTACGGCGGCGCGCTGGTGCCCGCCGGGTTCACCGGGCCGTTCAACACGGTGAACGGGACCATCTGGCCCCACCTGGACGTGCAGGCCCAGTGGTACCGCTTCCGGCTGCTCAACGCGAGCAACGGCCGCATCTACACGCTCAACCTCACCGACGACGCCGGCCGGGTGCACAACGACGCGATCAGCGTGATCGGGACCGACGGCGGCCTGCTCCCGGCGCCGGCGCCGGTACCCGCCGGCGGCCTGACCATCGCCCCCGCCGAGCGGCTCGACGTGCTCGTCGACTTCGGCAAGCTGAAAGGGACGAACGTCCGGCTGACCGACGCCCGCACGGCCGCCGGCCCGACCGAACCCGACCTCATGCAGTTCCGGGTGGCGGACCGGCCGGTGCACGACCCGTTCCGGCTGCCGGCCCGGCTTTCGCCGTCCTACGTGCGCCTGGAGCACGGCACCACCGTGCCGGAGGACCACGACCACGTGTGGGTCGGGCTGGTGATGAGCAAGAAGGGCCACCCGGAGATGTGGGAGCTCGAAGAGGTCGACGCGGACCCGGGCGGCCCTGGCGTCATCCAGCTCGTCGATCCGGGCACCGGCGCCACCCGGACCTTCCGCCGGCGGGACAGCCTGTTCGACGACACGGTCGGCATCTACATCGACCACGGCCGCTGGGCCGTGTGGAACTTCATCCACGTCGGCCCGCTGGGGCCGGTGCACCCGATGCACGTCCACCTGGCGCGGTTCCAGGCGTTGTTCCGGCGGAACTTCACCACGACCTGGGACCTGCCGACCGAGCGGACGACGAAACCGATCTCGGGGATCACCGACGACCCGCTGGCCAAGCATGAGGAGGGCTGGAAGGACACCTTCCTCGTCAACCGCGGCCAGTGGGTCGCGGTCGCCGGCAAGTTCGAGGGCGGCACCGGCGAGTTCGTCTACCACTGCCACGTCGGGGACCACGAGGACGACGGCATGATGCGGCCGTTCGTCGTCCATCCGCCCGAAGTCGCGAAGTTCCACGAGCACCACGGCCACGGAATGGGGATGTGA